A window of Acropora muricata isolate sample 2 chromosome 3, ASM3666990v1, whole genome shotgun sequence contains these coding sequences:
- the LOC136912223 gene encoding protein CREG1-like, with the protein MGSQGCEDKVKLLLDDPEAPQGVSLKKDDSKRSYSIWGITTSLVLSVLLIYISWGTLMAFWDQNQKQPETILIDAENDGEYRELRVYHPGKSHPQEKWHKVGEDGRDIQDMHDYNVMNNKFVNSFDPPPRSEKAKTARYIVHNSIWGSISIISKALEGAPFSMAMSFSDGTVDNSTGILYFYMSAFDPIVRNMKFNNLASFSVSEAQSDYCKEHNWDPEEPLCSRVSLNGRLVHVDSKELKFAQNALFSRHPVMKTWPKNHRWQTLKLNITRVWLQDIYGPPNIISVEDYLKANLKRRTSFY; encoded by the exons ATGGGGAGTCAAGGTTGTGAGGATAAAGTCAAGCTTTTGCTCGACGATCCAGAAGCACCCCAAGGTGTTTCATTGAAGAAGGATGATTCTAAGAGATCATACTCGATTTGGGGAATTACTACTTCGCTGGTGTTATCCGTGCTTCTCATCTATATTTCTTGGGGAACGCTGATGGCATTTTGGGACCAGAATCAAAAACAGCCGGAAACAATTCTCATCGATGCAGAAA ATGATGGAGAATATCGTGAGTTGAGGGTTTATCATCCTGGTAAATCCCACCCGCAAGAAAAATGGCATAAAGTTGGAGAGGATGGCAGAGACATACAAGATATGCATGACTATAATGTAATGAATAACAAATTTGTCAACTCATTTGATCCTCCACCAAGATCAGAAAAAGCCAAAACAG CACGATACATTGTGCACAACAGCATTTGGGGATCAATATCCATTATCTCAAAAGCACTTGAAGGAGCACCATTTAGTATGGCTATGTCATTTAGTGATGGTACTGTGGACAACAGCACAGGAATACTGTACTTCTATATGTCGGCTTTTGACCCTATAGTGCGGAATATGAAGTTCAATAATTTGGCCAGCTTTTCAGTTTCGGAAGCACAGAGTGATTACTGCAAAGAGCACAACTGGGATCCTGAGGAACCACTCTGCTCTAGAGTGAGTCTCAATGGAAGG CTTGTTCATGTGGATTCTAAAGAGTTAAAATTTGCACAGAATGCACTCTTTTCAAGGCACCCTGTGATGAAAACATGGCCAAAGAATCATA GATGGCAAACTTTGAAGCTCAATATTACCCGTGTGTGGCTCCAAGACATCTACGGCCCCCCTAACATCATTTCTGTTGAAGACTACCTGAAGGCCAATCTTAAGCGTCGTACATCGTTTTACTAG
- the LOC136912232 gene encoding regulator of G-protein signaling rgs-2-like yields the protein MSGKTWKSESMQSRNHDTSWYYDFSKPIDQDSTRSQNTQLEICLKEANIKKATLEFEEVGRQPIQVYDNRRKDYCCLCSCFCCSCDWYCPARRFRVGSMESSSSKNHGPKPSREEIQEWGISFEKLLKSKTGVKIFHDFLKSQYSEENLLFWLAVEKLKKETDQAAVKELAQSIYRDYLSSESPKEVSIDHRTRQMIEDVMDEPDQTVYDHAQRHVYYVMYQDCYPRFIVSNVYKALQMSHN from the exons ATGAGTGGGAAAACCTGGAAG AGCGAATCAATGCAAAGTAGAAACCACGATACGTCATGGTATTACGACTTCAGTAAACCGATTGACCAGGATAGCACTCGG tcaCAGAACACGCAGCTGGAAATCTGTTTGAAGGAGGCGAACATCAAGAAGGCAACACTAGAGTTCGAAGAAGTTGGTCGGCAACCAATTCAAGTTTACGATAACAGACGAAAAGACTATTGCTGTCTGTGCTCGTGTTTCTGCTGCTCTTGTGATTGGTATTG CCCTGCCAGGAGGTTTCGCGTTGGAAGCATGGAATCTTCCTCGAGTAAAAACCACGGTCCCAA ACCAAGCAGAGAGGAAATTCAAGAATGGGGAATAAGTTTCGAAAAATTACTTAAAAGCAAAA CTGGCGTCAAAATCTTTCACGACTTTCTGAAGTCCCAGTATTCGGAAGAAAACTTGTTATTTTGGTTGGCAGTGGAGAAACTCAAGAAAGAAACAGACCAAGCAGCTGTGAAAGAACTTGCACAATCTATATATCGTGATTATTTATCGTCAGAATCACCCAAAGAG GTCAGCATAGACCACAGAACTCGCCAAATGATCGAAGACGTCATGGATGAACCAGACCAGACTGTCTATGACCACGCCCAACGTCATGTCTATTACGTCATGTACCAGGACTGCTACCCAAGATTCATAGTGTCGAACGTTTACAAGGCGCTTCAAATGAGCCATAACTGA
- the LOC136912206 gene encoding uncharacterized protein → MDSTPRRQIFVRPKSEIITVLDWQQVSNGTNDRFTDETCLDAAFFKTREGRHQRKTGYVSGSYEFTLNRKEEFDGDKEITEVKDTDTPGKNYFEVKANAIAASPEPNQIKETQRIVETQSSVAQKIDKDEITASCRIRNRRKGSLDASLAKLRHEMNALKRQDMVLMQQLLTLNNKIQDFKLSQCTAWLEGSSDEYEMTATVMQKPLTPKRCYSQGSLGVYSSDQPEPAMEKPLKPRRRRCRGNLDPNKTCNESSSGAKEKPLEQRRWHSQGNLLTQDMVKVGTPRQWFSRANLGSDDSDHSEMALEKQLFSKRWPLGASKDSDGSDYHSASSRSSITSGSNPSLCGSDVASFDSGHESSMGYIGGQRRSKENNRPGCLRRVSFGNVKEYGGSEAILPPQSIRRYSDIRVAEVKPIMTLSSQQSTIW, encoded by the exons ATGGATTCGACTCCTCGAAGGCAAATTTTTGTTCGTCCGAAAAGCGAGATAATTACCGTATTAGACTGGCAACAGGTTTCAAACGGAACAAATGATCGGTTTACAGATGAGACGTGTTTAGACGCGGCGTTTTTCAAAACGCGGGAAGGTCGACATCAACGTAAGACAGGGTATGTAAGCGGCAGTTACGAATTTACGCTCAATCGTAAGGAAGAGTTTGACGGAGATAAGGAAATTACAGAGGTCAAAGACACAGACACTCCAGGAAAGAACTATTTTGAGGTAAAAGCAAATGCCATAGCCGCAAGCCCTGAGCCCAACCAGATAAAAGAAACACAGAGGATTGTAGAAACACAGTCGTCGGTGGCGCAGAAAATAGATAAGGACGAGATAACGGCAAGTTGTCGGATTAGAAATCGCCGGAAAGGTTCCCTTGATGCCTCGCTTGCAAAGCTTCGTCACGAAATG AACGCTCTGAAAAGGCAAGACATGGTGTTAATGCAACAGCTATTAACTTTGAACAACAAGATTCAGGATTTTAAACTTTCCCAATGCACTGCTTGGTTAGAGGGCTCGTCAGATGAATACGAAATGACAGCGACTGTCATGCAAAAACCACTGACACCGAAACGCTGTTACAGCCAAGGAAGCCTTGGTGTCTACAGTTCTGACCAGCCAGAGCCAGCAATGGAGAAACCGCTGAAGCCAAGACGCCGACGTTGTCGAGGTAACTTGGATCCAAATAAAACCTGCAATGAAAGTAGTAGTGGAGCCAAGGAGAAACCGCTGGAACAGCGGCGTTGGCACAGCCAGGGAAATCTCCTCACACAAGATATGGTAAAAGTAGGCACTCCAAGGCAATGGTTTAGCCGAGCGAACCTGGGCTCAGATGATTCTGATCATTCAGAGATGGCCTTGGAAAAGCAACTGTTCTCAAAGCGCTGGCCCTTGGGTGCAAGCAAGGACTCAGACGGAAGTGACTATCACAGTGCATCCAGTCGATCCTCCATAACAAGCGGAAGCAATCCTTCACTTTGTGGAAGTGACGTGGCAAGTTTTGATAGTGGGCACGAGAGCtccatgggctatataggtggTCAGCGACGAAGTAAAGAAAACAATAGACCAGGATGCCTGAGACGAGTTTCGTTTGGTAATGTGAAGGAGTATGGCGGAAGTGAAGCTATACTTCCGCCGCAATCTATTCGGCGCTATTCGGATATCCGTGTGGCCGAAGTCAAGCCAATTATGACTCTAAGTTCACAACAAAGCACAATATGGTAA